The following are encoded together in the Cheilinus undulatus linkage group 3, ASM1832078v1, whole genome shotgun sequence genome:
- the LOC121507091 gene encoding von Willebrand factor A domain-containing protein 1-like, producing MKSFLVCCVLLWANLRRSNTQGSDPATVLNCCEGDILLLLDSSGSVANYEFSRLLLFAASLLRPFSLGRGHVRVGLLQVGTNPNLEFGLDVHNNQGSLQRAMQKVRQLQGDTNTDVALRVAQQLLKKTEDNVPKILLWLTDGVQPGDVDELMTELKAQGVYVLAVSTVHGNYQVLQRAVTPPLESHLYSVDIDNIEIITEDLREAIIEIIHADRLRVVHLTSNSAVLQWRPVLTKDSGYYELSYKTALQTSPETRRILTGDSRWVELTNLQPDTLYSAFLRPESNQRVFNTLSVNFTTLPDVLSPAVVTLTDSGPRQIRVSWGPLQPARVQRYIVEYGVIPSGPAITVVLQSQQNSTLLTGLKPATQYLVTVSAQYANGQQIAMSVKACTQEETALPALDDLQLTSVGNQEVNVAWQANQDGLKGYWLSWERGFPNIYPSPPASSAYLPPTSQGTRLTHLAPNSQVCVSPVYSSGRGDGICCPATESRQLDE from the exons TGTTGAACTGCTGTGAAGGGGATATTCTCCTCCTGCTGGACTCTTCAGGAAGTGTAGCGAACTACGAATTCTCACGcttgctgctgtttgctgcttCCCTGCTTCGCCCCTTTTCACTGGGCCGTGGGCACGTGAGAGTCGGCCTGTTGCAGGTGGGCACAAATCCTAACTTAGAGTTCGGTCTGGATGTCCACAACAATCAGGGAAGCCTGCAGAGGGCTATGCAGAAAGTCAGacagctgcagggagacaccAACACAGATGTGGCCCTCAGGGTGGCCCAGCAGCTTCTAAAAAAGACGGAGGACAATGTGCCAAAGATACTGCTGTGGCTAACCGACGGTGTGCAGCCTGGCGATGTGGACGAGCTGATGACAGAGCTGAAGGCGCAGGGAGTTTATGTGCTAGCTGTGTCAACAGTACATGGCAACTATCAGGTGTTACAACGTGCAGTTACACCTCCTCTGGAGTCTCATCTCTACTCTGTGGACATCGATAATATTGAAATCATCACAGAGGACCTAAGGGAGGCCATTATTG AAATAATCCATGCAGACCGGCTGCGTGTGGTTCACCTGACTTCTAACAGTGCTGTGCTGCAGTGGCGTCCTGTTCTGACCAAAGACAGTGGTTACTACGAACTCTCTTATAAGACTGCATTGCAAACAAGCCCTGAGACGAGACGTATTCTCACAGGTGACTCCCGCTGGGTAGAGCTGACCAACCTGCAGCCTGACACCCTCTATAGCGCTTTCCTCCGCCCAGAGTCCAACCAGAGGGTGTTTAACACACTGTCAGTCAACTTTACCACACTCCCTG ATGTTTTAAGTCCAGCTGTGGTCACTCTGACAGACTCTGGCCCACGTCAGATCCGTGTGAGCTGGGGTCCCTTGCAGCCAGCTCGAGTCCAGAGATACATTGTTGAATATGGAGTTATTCCAAGCGGGCCAGCCATCACTGTCGTGCTTCAAAGCCAGCAAAACTCTACCTTACTGACTGGCCTGAAGCCAGCCACTCAGTACCTGGTGACAGTCAGTGCCCAGTATGCTAATGGACAGCAAATAGCCATGTCTGTGAAGGCATGCACTCAAGAGG AAACAGCTCTGCCAGCTCTGGATGACCTTCAGTTGACCTCTGTGGGGAATCAGGAGGTGAATGTGGCCTGGCAGGCCAATCAGGATGGCTTGAAAGGCTACTGGCTGAGCTGGGAGAGAGGATTCCCCAACATTTACCCAAGCCCCCCTGCCTCTTCTGCCTACCTGCCTCCTACCTCTCAAGGAACACGCCTCACACATTTAGCACCAAACAGCCAAGTGTGTGTGTCGCCGGTTTACAGCTCTGGACGAGGGGATGGGATATGCTGCCCTGCGACAG AGTCCAGACAGCTGGATGAATAA